In one Micromonospora polyrhachis genomic region, the following are encoded:
- a CDS encoding SDR family oxidoreductase, protein MTLLVVGASGHLGGEVCRRALAAGQRVVGTYRRAPGVVDGVDWRPLDVRDRAAVGALIGTLQPRVVVNCAFEYASWVVTADGAAHVALAAAEAGARLVHLSSDAVHGGRCTPYLDDEPPAPVFPYGAAKAAAETAVRLVDPSAALVRTSVIVGDAASRQVRLCFDAISETGSVALFSDEIRCPISVDDLAAAVLELVESDHAGLINVAGPEAVSRVEFGLLVARVHGLDPARMRTTTIAESGLARPPQVQLDSGRAAALLTTPLRAVSEFLSRP, encoded by the coding sequence GTGACGCTGCTGGTGGTTGGGGCGAGTGGACACCTCGGGGGTGAGGTGTGTCGGCGGGCGCTCGCGGCGGGGCAGCGGGTGGTCGGGACGTATCGCCGGGCTCCCGGTGTCGTCGACGGTGTCGACTGGCGTCCGTTGGACGTACGTGACCGGGCCGCCGTGGGTGCGCTGATCGGCACCCTGCAGCCCCGGGTTGTCGTCAACTGTGCCTTCGAGTACGCCAGTTGGGTGGTCACCGCGGACGGAGCCGCCCACGTGGCGCTCGCCGCAGCCGAGGCGGGTGCCCGGCTGGTGCATCTGTCCAGTGACGCCGTACATGGGGGACGCTGCACTCCCTACCTCGACGACGAGCCACCCGCCCCGGTCTTCCCGTACGGGGCGGCGAAGGCGGCCGCCGAGACGGCTGTACGACTGGTTGATCCGAGCGCCGCGCTGGTGCGTACCTCGGTGATCGTCGGTGACGCGGCGAGCAGGCAGGTAAGGCTCTGCTTCGACGCCATCTCGGAGACGGGCAGTGTCGCCCTGTTCTCCGACGAGATCCGCTGTCCGATCTCGGTCGACGATCTGGCGGCGGCGGTGCTCGAGTTGGTCGAGTCCGACCATGCGGGGCTGATCAATGTGGCGGGCCCGGAGGCGGTCAGCCGGGTGGAGTTCGGGCTGCTGGTGGCCCGCGTTCACGGTCTCGACCCGGCCCGGATGCGGACCACCACCATCGCCGAGTCGGGCCTTGCGCGCCCGCCTCAGGTGCAGCTCGACAGCGGTCGGGCTGCCGCGTTGCTGACCACCCCACTACGGGCGGTCAGCGAATTCCTGTCCCGGCCCTGA
- a CDS encoding GNAT family N-acetyltransferase: MPDPAVSDPAAWLAAAPLLTPRLRLEPLRVEHAQEAVPVFADIRLHTWTGGEPRSFAQLKAQYRRQSVGRSPDGTQGWLNWMLRRVSDGQLVGTVQATLTRPITGGIEAALAWVVGVDHQRNGYAREGALTMAHWLREQGVDQLVAHIHPGNDASVAVARTLGLNPSDTMLDGEVRWIDSGGPGEGSTTGMATRTVRAGTGIR, from the coding sequence ATGCCTGATCCAGCGGTGTCAGATCCAGCGGCATGGCTCGCCGCCGCCCCTCTGCTGACCCCACGCCTACGCCTGGAGCCGCTTCGCGTCGAGCATGCGCAGGAGGCCGTCCCGGTCTTCGCCGACATACGGCTGCACACCTGGACCGGCGGGGAGCCCCGGTCGTTCGCGCAGCTCAAAGCCCAGTACCGCCGGCAGTCCGTCGGACGGTCACCGGACGGCACGCAAGGCTGGTTGAACTGGATGCTGCGCCGAGTGTCGGACGGGCAGCTGGTCGGCACCGTGCAGGCCACGCTCACCCGCCCGATTACCGGCGGCATCGAGGCGGCGCTCGCCTGGGTGGTCGGCGTCGACCACCAGCGCAACGGCTACGCCCGCGAGGGGGCGCTCACCATGGCGCACTGGCTACGCGAACAAGGGGTGGATCAGCTGGTCGCCCACATCCATCCGGGCAACGACGCGTCTGTAGCCGTCGCCCGCACGCTCGGCCTGAACCCGTCGGACACCATGCTCGACGGCGAGGTCCGCTGGATCGACAGTGGCGGTCCCGGTGAGGGGTCGACAACGGGTATGGCCACCCGAACGGTCAGGGCCGGGACAGGAATTCGCTGA
- a CDS encoding MFS transporter, with amino-acid sequence MATLTVRQAHRRYLILHGLRWLPTGLLIPIMVLLMLERGLSIAQFGTVVAVQGLVVLVLELPTASLADALGRKPVLIAAATINLASLALFSVAQTLGFFLAVFVLQGIYRALDSGPLDSWYVDAVLAADPDADIERGLSHGGTVLGLAVAVGALISGGLVALGPIGGLSALTVPVLVAAVLQVAALIALMLLLVEVRPAKGMTALRTSVRQVPSVIGGAFGLLRRSRIVLALVAVELFWGFGMVTFESLLPVRLAEVVGDADQAAALLGPAGSAAWLASAAGAALVPFVSRWIGVAPAAALLRILQGATVVGMALIAGPIGLIAAYLACYVTHGASNPLHMGLLHRQVDGPYRTSVVSLNSMVAQPAGALGGVTLTAMAGATTTSTAMLVGAGVLALAAPLYLPAWRSRRGAEQPTEPPAAADQSDPGSPLDPAGQPDFAAQSNGAAQSNGAAQSNGAAQSYGAAQSYGAAQSYGAAQSYGAAQSYGAAQSNGAAQSNRTEVREIRPV; translated from the coding sequence ATGGCCACGCTCACCGTACGTCAGGCGCACCGCCGCTATCTGATCCTGCACGGACTGCGGTGGCTGCCCACCGGGCTGCTCATTCCGATCATGGTTCTGCTCATGCTGGAGCGTGGGCTGTCCATCGCCCAGTTCGGCACGGTCGTCGCCGTGCAGGGGCTGGTCGTACTCGTGTTGGAACTGCCCACCGCCAGCCTGGCCGACGCGCTGGGCCGCAAACCGGTGCTGATCGCTGCCGCGACGATCAACCTGGCGTCGCTCGCGCTCTTCTCCGTCGCCCAGACCCTCGGCTTCTTCCTGGCGGTCTTCGTGCTCCAGGGGATCTACCGGGCCCTGGACAGCGGTCCACTGGACTCCTGGTACGTCGACGCTGTGCTCGCCGCCGACCCGGACGCGGACATCGAACGTGGCCTGAGCCACGGCGGTACGGTCCTGGGCCTGGCCGTCGCGGTTGGCGCGCTGATCAGCGGAGGGCTGGTGGCGCTCGGCCCGATCGGCGGGCTCAGCGCGTTGACGGTGCCGGTGCTGGTGGCCGCCGTCCTACAGGTCGCCGCGCTGATCGCACTGATGTTGCTGCTGGTCGAGGTACGACCGGCCAAGGGCATGACGGCGCTGCGCACCTCCGTACGGCAGGTGCCGAGCGTCATCGGGGGCGCCTTCGGCCTGCTACGGCGGTCCCGGATCGTACTCGCGCTGGTCGCCGTGGAACTGTTCTGGGGCTTCGGGATGGTCACCTTCGAGTCGCTGCTGCCGGTTCGACTGGCCGAGGTGGTCGGTGACGCCGACCAGGCGGCGGCCCTGCTCGGTCCGGCGGGCTCGGCTGCCTGGCTGGCCTCGGCAGCCGGGGCCGCCCTGGTCCCGTTCGTCAGCCGCTGGATCGGCGTGGCTCCGGCGGCGGCACTGTTGCGCATCCTCCAGGGCGCGACGGTCGTCGGAATGGCACTGATCGCCGGCCCGATCGGCCTGATCGCCGCCTACCTTGCCTGCTACGTCACGCACGGCGCGTCCAACCCGCTGCACATGGGACTACTGCACCGGCAGGTCGACGGGCCGTACCGCACCAGTGTGGTGTCGCTCAACTCGATGGTGGCCCAGCCAGCCGGGGCACTCGGCGGGGTGACCCTGACCGCCATGGCCGGGGCTACGACCACCAGCACCGCCATGCTCGTCGGGGCCGGCGTGCTCGCTCTCGCCGCGCCGCTCTATCTGCCGGCCTGGCGGAGCAGGCGGGGAGCCGAGCAGCCGACCGAACCACCGGCCGCTGCCGACCAGTCCGATCCCGGCAGCCCGCTCGATCCTGCTGGCCAGCCCGATTTCGCTGCTCAGTCCAACGGCGCTGCTCAGTCCAACGGCGCTGCTCAGTCCAACGGCGCTGCTCAGTCCTACGGCGCTGCTCAGTCCTACGGCGCTGCTCAGTCCTACGGCGCTGCTCAGTCCTACGGCGCTGCTCAGTCCTACGGCGCTGCTCAGTCCAACGGTGCTGCTCAGTCCAATCGCACCGAGGTACGGGAGATACGACCGGTGTAA